The following coding sequences lie in one Arachis hypogaea cultivar Tifrunner chromosome 9, arahy.Tifrunner.gnm2.J5K5, whole genome shotgun sequence genomic window:
- the LOC112711064 gene encoding LOW QUALITY PROTEIN: uncharacterized protein (The sequence of the model RefSeq protein was modified relative to this genomic sequence to represent the inferred CDS: inserted 2 bases in 1 codon; deleted 1 base in 1 codon), translating into MPCRRRCRRSQQPNVPIFRAAATSTRLPNDCAPSASCILFVCISHQINQTLYPNPTSHFLRYAFVALFNVTMWGCFVNSLKSLSSLQATVTNFATNFISSGLAGFFFFFHHESLSPQWFAXLLIIIGVVILSNSVEEKKLKTD; encoded by the exons ATGCCATGCCGTCGTCGCTGCCGTCGCTCCCAACAACCCAACGTGCCAATTTTTCGTGCCGCCGCGACATCAACCAGACTTCCGAACGACTGTGCCCCTTCCGCATCATGTATTCTATTCGTTTGTATTTCTCATCAAATAAACCAAACCTTGTATCCTAACCCTACATCACATTTTCTTAGGTATGCCTTTGTGGCACTCTTCAATGTCACCATGTGGGGATGCTTTGTCAACAGCCTCAAATCCCTTTCTTCGCTTCAAGCAACCGTCACCAATTTTGCCACTAATTTCATCTCTTCCGGTTTGgctggtttcttcttcttcttccat caTGAATCACTCTCTCCTCAG TGGTTTGC CTTACTCATCATAATTGGTGTAGTGATTCTTAGCAACAGTGTTGAGGAGAAGAAGCTCAAAACTGATTAG